One stretch of Pandoraea oxalativorans DNA includes these proteins:
- a CDS encoding pilus assembly FimT family protein, protein MNVFTDANVIAQIKHKLATRLNKRAQRGVTLVELSVAVAVMGLIMAGAMVGVPRLMNSVKLSQEMKDWQMSVLAVQNAVSSGMLIAGQTKQADIRPTAIAEPFNRPAGTTTILNRFGGEITIDAVQPDGYPSSGVTVKSVGYPSSQCEDFAAKMNGLFATLSINGNVIKSKTENKIDQISKSCTQDNNSATMTQADLEFTIAG, encoded by the coding sequence ATGAACGTATTCACAGACGCGAACGTCATCGCGCAAATCAAACACAAGCTGGCCACGCGCCTGAACAAGCGCGCTCAGCGCGGGGTCACGCTGGTGGAACTCTCGGTGGCCGTCGCCGTGATGGGCCTGATCATGGCCGGCGCGATGGTCGGTGTGCCACGCCTGATGAACAGTGTGAAGCTGTCGCAGGAGATGAAGGACTGGCAGATGTCGGTCCTCGCGGTGCAGAACGCGGTGTCCTCCGGGATGCTGATTGCCGGGCAGACCAAGCAAGCCGATATTCGTCCGACGGCGATTGCCGAGCCGTTCAACCGGCCAGCCGGCACCACCACGATCCTGAATCGTTTCGGCGGCGAAATCACGATCGACGCGGTCCAGCCCGATGGCTATCCGTCAAGCGGTGTGACGGTGAAATCGGTCGGGTATCCCAGCTCCCAGTGCGAAGACTTCGCGGCGAAAATGAACGGCCTGTTCGCCACGCTGAGCATCAACGGCAACGTCATCAAATCCAAGACCGAAAACAAGATCGATCAGATCAGCAAGTCGTGCACGCAGGACAACAACAGCGCAACGATGACGCAAGCCGATCTCGAATTCACCATCGCCGGCTGA
- a CDS encoding toxin co-regulated pilus biosynthesis Q family protein, which translates to MTLPGMRVAVLASMLGGAAPSALAAEAVPDTDVTWTFASHKPLMQSLGGGADAMPVPESTGAQQPAQEGIHAIDDSRRDVQTVGVADPVAISPPAPVAMELALQPSDGRVSQAVRRYAERNGWQLAWEIERDFPIEYPATFRGDFLGIVEQIVRSLQNTDAPIRVKVYEANRVLRVVHATQ; encoded by the coding sequence ATGACTCTTCCAGGAATGCGTGTTGCGGTGCTTGCTTCCATGCTGGGGGGCGCGGCGCCATCGGCTCTGGCGGCCGAAGCGGTGCCAGACACGGACGTGACGTGGACGTTCGCTAGTCACAAGCCGCTGATGCAATCGCTTGGTGGCGGCGCCGATGCGATGCCCGTGCCCGAGTCCACCGGTGCGCAGCAGCCCGCGCAAGAAGGTATCCACGCCATCGACGACTCGCGGCGCGACGTGCAGACGGTGGGCGTTGCCGATCCGGTGGCGATTTCGCCACCCGCTCCGGTTGCGATGGAGCTTGCCCTGCAACCGTCGGACGGCCGTGTCTCTCAGGCCGTCCGACGGTATGCCGAGCGCAACGGCTGGCAACTCGCGTGGGAGATCGAGCGGGATTTCCCCATCGAGTATCCCGCCACGTTTCGCGGGGATTTCCTCGGCATCGTCGAGCAGATCGTGCGCTCGTTGCAGAACACCGATGCGCCGATACGCGTCAAGGTTTACGAGGCCAACCGCGTGTTGCGCGTCGTGCACGCCACACAATAA
- a CDS encoding secretin N-terminal domain-containing protein — MRTANDTHAATAIGAIEHVDGAWLSRKSVAVNATIALPEFFTRQVRFATGAPLPMSVLLAQVARGHGLTIRMASDVACDGGASVGAGPGGRGGAAGATQRFRINCTESGEPAVPLQYHGSLSGLLDTIAHRSGTHWSYRDGVVQFARYVTRTFQIKMMPGSSTYTASVGKASKMKADRGASGGGGGTSAGGVDLSFNADANVTVESELDYWTDLVKTVTDMLSPSGRVTPSVVTSSLVVTDTADIVERVARYVESENAVLGRQVKLRVQVYSVTLDENSAAGIDWDLVYRSASGFVAGLSGPALGGALMTRKGGLGIRTIPNGRLAGSSAFIKALSKQGRVSTVIDTTVVTLNNQPAPVAVTQNRGFVAQTKMTPGNYGGQAVVTAEQSVLTTGFVMNLLPTLMDNRSVMLQVQIDMSDLKKLDKINLRTGKEAPSGSDAGASGSGKGPGVRAGIDGKGASIDIGGKDDDRRRDDDGLGAGTFMQLPITASVQTMQRASLKSGDTLVLSGFRRKDDNTERDGIFNYEGGTKEANQHVNEVVIMISPELTEGV; from the coding sequence ATGCGCACCGCCAACGACACACATGCAGCAACGGCCATAGGCGCCATCGAACATGTCGATGGCGCCTGGCTGTCAAGAAAATCAGTCGCGGTCAACGCGACGATCGCACTCCCCGAATTCTTCACGCGTCAGGTGCGCTTCGCTACCGGCGCGCCCCTGCCCATGTCGGTGCTGCTCGCGCAAGTGGCGCGCGGTCATGGTCTGACGATTCGCATGGCGTCCGATGTCGCCTGCGATGGCGGTGCGTCGGTCGGCGCTGGGCCGGGCGGTCGCGGCGGGGCCGCAGGCGCGACGCAGCGCTTTCGGATCAACTGTACCGAGAGTGGTGAGCCTGCGGTGCCGCTGCAATACCACGGCTCGCTGTCCGGGCTGCTCGACACCATCGCGCATCGATCCGGCACACACTGGTCTTATCGCGATGGCGTCGTGCAATTCGCGCGCTACGTAACACGGACCTTCCAGATCAAGATGATGCCAGGCAGCTCAACGTACACGGCGTCGGTCGGCAAGGCGTCCAAGATGAAGGCGGATCGCGGCGCGTCCGGCGGCGGTGGCGGGACGTCGGCGGGCGGTGTCGATCTGAGTTTCAATGCCGACGCGAACGTCACGGTCGAATCGGAACTGGATTACTGGACGGATCTCGTCAAAACCGTCACCGACATGCTCTCGCCGAGCGGACGCGTCACGCCGTCGGTCGTCACGAGTTCGCTCGTCGTCACGGATACGGCCGATATCGTCGAGCGCGTGGCGCGATACGTCGAATCGGAGAATGCGGTGCTTGGCCGCCAGGTGAAGCTGCGCGTGCAGGTCTATTCCGTCACGCTCGACGAAAACTCGGCGGCGGGCATCGACTGGGATCTCGTCTATCGATCTGCCAGCGGCTTCGTGGCGGGTCTGAGCGGCCCGGCGCTTGGCGGGGCGCTTATGACGCGCAAGGGCGGGCTGGGCATTCGCACGATTCCGAACGGTCGTCTGGCCGGGTCCAGCGCGTTCATCAAGGCGCTGAGCAAGCAGGGCCGCGTGAGTACGGTGATCGACACGACGGTCGTCACGCTGAACAACCAGCCAGCGCCGGTGGCCGTCACTCAGAACCGGGGGTTCGTCGCGCAGACGAAGATGACGCCGGGCAATTACGGCGGACAGGCCGTCGTGACGGCCGAGCAATCGGTCCTTACCACAGGCTTCGTCATGAACCTGTTGCCGACGTTGATGGATAACCGGAGCGTGATGCTCCAGGTGCAGATCGATATGTCGGACCTGAAGAAGCTCGACAAGATCAATCTGCGCACGGGGAAGGAAGCGCCGAGCGGCAGCGATGCGGGAGCATCCGGTAGCGGCAAAGGCCCGGGCGTGCGTGCGGGCATCGATGGCAAAGGGGCGAGTATCGATATCGGCGGCAAGGATGACGACCGTCGCCGTGACGACGACGGCCTCGGCGCGGGCACGTTCATGCAACTGCCGATCACGGCGTCCGTGCAGACCATGCAGCGCGCGTCGCTCAAGTCGGGCGATACGCTGGTGCTCAGTGGTTTCCGTCGCAAGGACGACAACACCGAGCGCGACGGCATCTTCAACTACGAAGGGGGCACGAAGGAAGCGAACCAACACGTGAACGAGGTCGTCATTATGATCTCGCCGGAACTGACCGAGGGCGTGTGA
- a CDS encoding type 4b pilus protein PilO2 produces MGRALSNHLVIGAQWETLIGLEKEMAEIRSLARSRDASHFTVTDDGAGTRTVGLVSLPDATDTGAATPRYALAAVLRTLVDGPNVAFMHPDPDDPANAMFVTLRDHRPELDLEVPAAQLKHRLDQWTAEVEGPVKVAGVMRTDLPHADVILTLDDIAAAAVREATPETRIKPVRQALPARQLKIAAAVVTLLAVIAGAAYGGWQWYESIQREKLAAANRVDPVEAYKRALTRALANESFSTGASYARHLQRAVQQLPANAGGWRPASIDCKARTCEIAWRRLEGGTFDLLLSQRPQAQIVDLDHAKERFVLPEDDATSASTVAASLGAAKSEARTPAGTPAVEALEDDGDARVAPIPRNQFLRTAGARLQALGDYGMDIALTMPEPLVPVPPGVASRNDIPPPISKGEWKMAGHLAFFDSVAGLMMRAGNMSLGELKIVIDDGKPVFSAQGTYYVH; encoded by the coding sequence ATGGGACGCGCACTGTCCAACCACCTCGTGATCGGCGCGCAATGGGAGACGCTGATCGGTCTCGAAAAGGAGATGGCCGAGATCCGCAGTCTCGCGCGCAGCCGCGACGCCTCGCACTTTACCGTCACCGATGACGGGGCAGGCACGCGCACCGTCGGGCTGGTCTCGCTGCCCGACGCGACGGATACGGGTGCCGCGACGCCCCGGTACGCGCTCGCGGCGGTGCTGCGCACGCTGGTCGACGGACCGAACGTCGCGTTCATGCACCCGGACCCCGACGACCCCGCCAACGCGATGTTCGTGACGTTGCGCGACCATCGTCCCGAACTGGATCTGGAGGTCCCGGCGGCGCAGTTGAAGCATCGTCTCGATCAGTGGACGGCCGAGGTCGAAGGTCCGGTGAAAGTCGCCGGGGTGATGCGCACCGATCTGCCGCACGCCGACGTCATCCTCACGCTCGACGACATCGCCGCCGCTGCCGTTCGCGAGGCAACGCCGGAGACGCGCATCAAACCGGTGCGTCAGGCGCTCCCGGCTCGACAATTGAAAATCGCTGCTGCGGTGGTGACGCTGCTCGCGGTCATCGCTGGCGCAGCGTACGGCGGGTGGCAATGGTACGAGAGCATCCAGCGCGAAAAGCTCGCCGCGGCCAACCGCGTCGATCCTGTCGAGGCTTACAAGCGGGCGCTGACGCGGGCACTCGCCAACGAGTCGTTCTCGACCGGCGCATCCTATGCAAGGCATTTGCAGCGCGCGGTACAGCAACTGCCCGCGAATGCCGGTGGATGGCGACCGGCATCCATCGACTGCAAGGCAAGGACTTGCGAGATCGCGTGGCGGCGTCTCGAAGGCGGCACCTTCGACCTGTTGCTGTCACAACGTCCACAGGCGCAGATCGTCGATCTCGACCATGCGAAGGAGCGCTTCGTGCTGCCTGAGGACGATGCGACCTCGGCGAGCACGGTCGCCGCATCGCTCGGTGCGGCCAAAAGCGAAGCGCGCACACCGGCAGGCACACCCGCCGTCGAAGCGCTCGAAGACGATGGCGATGCCCGCGTCGCCCCCATCCCGCGCAATCAGTTTCTTCGCACGGCAGGGGCGCGGCTGCAGGCGCTTGGCGACTACGGCATGGATATCGCGCTGACGATGCCAGAGCCGCTTGTGCCGGTGCCACCGGGCGTAGCCTCGCGCAACGACATACCGCCGCCTATCTCGAAAGGCGAATGGAAGATGGCGGGCCATCTGGCGTTCTTCGACTCCGTCGCGGGCCTGATGATGCGCGCGGGCAACATGTCCCTCGGCGAACTGAAGATTGTGATCGACGACGGCAAGCCCGTCTTCTCCGCACAAGGAACCTACTATGTTCACTAA